The genomic interval CGTCGACGCCATCATGAACGGCGAAGTGCAACTGGTGTTCAACACCACCGAGGGGCCGCAGGCGCTGGCCGACAGCCGGTCACTGCGGCGCGCTGCCCTCTTGCATAAAGTTCCCTATTACACCACTCTTTCGGGCGCGGTGGCCGCCGCAAAGGGCATCCGGGCCTATTTGGATGGGGACCTTGAGGTCCGGACCCTGCAGAGCTACTTTTCCGAAAGCTGATCGTCGCCCGGCCCGAGCGGCCGGCTATCGACTGACAGGCCGTCAGGCCGGGGAACCCGCCCGCATTGGAATTGTTCTCTCCGGCGTTTGCCGGACAGCTCTGGTGCCGTTTTGAACCGACTTCGGACGCCGCACAGGCGCGGCGCCGCCGTAAACACCCGACGACGTTGCGGGCGAGCAGGGTTCGGCGATCCGCAACGTATTCTTGAAGGATGAAGAGACGATGGTCGAAAAGATACCGATGACTGCGAGCGGGTACGCCGCACTTTCGGACGAGTTGAAGCATCGCCAGTCGGTGGACCGTCCGCGCATCATCGAACATATCGCCGAAGCGCGCTCCCATGGCGACCTCTCGGAAAACGCCGAATACCACGCGGCCAAGGAAGAGCAGTCCCACAACGAGGGCCGGATCAACGAGCTTGAGGACAAGCTGGCGCGCGCGGACATCATCGACGTCAGCAAGCTGTCGGGCGACACCGTCAAGTTCGGCGCCACCGTCACCTTGATCGACGAGGACACCGAGAAGAAGGCGGTGTGGCAGATCGTCGGTGAGGCCGAAGCCGACGCCAAGAAGGGCAAGATCTCGATCACCTCGCCGCTGGCACGGGCGCTGATCGGCAAGAAAGCGGGCTCCTCGGTCGAGGTCGTGGCCCCGGGTGGCGCCAAGGCTTACGAGATCGCCAAGGTCGAGTGGCGCTGACCAGCGCACACCGCCAACGAAACGAAAAAGCCGCGCTTCGCCGCGGCTTTTTTGTTGCCCGAACTCCAGCGGCTCACGGTGAATTCAGTCGCTGGTGCCATGGTGTTGCGGCAAGGTTCCGTACGGTCGGCGGCATTCTTGCTCGGCCGCGACTGCCCCACCTCGAGAATCAGGATCGTCCATGAATCAGTCGTTCGCGCGTTGGCAGCCGTTTGCCCTGAGCCTGCTCCGCTTCATCACCGGTTTGCTGCTGTTTCAATACGGCGTGGCCAAGCTGTTCAAATTTCCCGCTGTGCCGATGTTCGCCAAGGTCGAGCTGTTCTCGCTGTATGGCGCGGCGGGCAGCCTGGAGCTGATCCTCGGCGCGCTGCTAATGCTCGGCCTGTTCACCCGCCCGGTCGCCTTCATCCTGTCGGGCGAGATGGCGTTCGCGTATTTCCTCGGCCACGTCTTCAAGGGCGCAACGCCGGTCTGGCTGCCGCTCCTGAACGGCGGCAGCTTGGCGATCGCGATGTGCTTCACGTGCTTGTACTTGGTGACGACGGGCGGCGGACCGATCAGCCTCGACCGCATCCTGCGGCGCGATCGCTGACTCTGCAGCAGCGCTGAAACGATCGCGGCGGCGGCTTCAGGTCGTCGCCGCCTTTAACTCCAGCGGCACCGCGGCGGCGTATTTCGAATTGCGCAGCACGAGCGAGGTGCGGACGTTGCGGACGTGCGGGGCGGCGGTGAGATGGGCGACAAAATTCTGGAACGTCGCCATGTCGGGCGCGACGCATTTCAGGATGAAGTCGACTTCGCCCGACAGCATCCAGCACTCGCGTACCAGCGGCTCGTTGCGGACGAATTCCTCAAACCCGCGCAGGTCGGCCTCGGCCTGGCTCGACAAATGCACCGAGGCGAACACCGTGACGTCGAAACCGAGATGCGCCGGATCGAGGAGCCCGCGATAGCCGAGGATGTAGCCCTCTTCCTCCAGCGTCCGCACCCGCCGCAGACACGGCGGCGGCGAAATCCCGACCCGTTTGGCCAGTTCGACATTGGTGATTCGGCCGTCGTCCTGAATTTCCTGCAGGATCTTGAGGTCGATCTGGTCGAGGCTCTTGGTCACGCTGGTGCTATTCCCGCAAGGCGGATTCGGCTTAGAAACAGCCTCTCTTAGCGCACCCCGCGAAATTTGGGTAATTTTATTTCGCGATGCTCACAGCTCGTTTTCTATTCTTGGTGGGAAATCCTGCACGGAGGTATTGCAAATCTTGCATAGCTCGCCAAATAACATAGACTTCTGTCTGATCTTCCGCCCATTGGCGATGCCCCAGCCAGGCCTTTCCCTGCGTCGCGCCGCCCTCAGTTTCGGGGACTGATTCATGCCGAGTCCGGTTCAAGCCAAGGTCGTGATCATCGGATCCGGGCCCGCCGGTTATACCGCCGCGATTTACGCCTCTCGCGCGATGCTGGAGCCGATCCTGATCCAGGGCATGCAGCCCGGCGGTCAGCTCACCATCACCACCGACGTGGAGAACTACCCCGGCTTCGCCGATGTGATCCAAGGCCCGTGGCTGATGGAGCAGATGGAGAAGCAGGCGCTGCATGTCGGCACCCGGATCAAGACCGACCTGGTGGTCGATCTCGACCTCGGCCAGCGGCCGTTCCGGCTGACCTGCGACAGCGGCGACGTCTATCTCGCCGACACGCTGATCCTCGCCACCGGCGCTCAGGCGCGCTGGCTCGGTATTCCGTCCGAACAGACCTACAAGGGCTTCGGCGTCTCGGCCTGCGCGACCTGCGACGGCTTCTTCTATCGCGGCAAGGATGTCGTGGTGATCGGCGGCGGCAACACCGCGGTCGAGGAAGCGCTGTTCCTGACCAACTTCGCCGCCAGCGTCACCATCGTCCACCGGCGCGATCACTTCCGGGCCGAACGCATCCTGCAGGACCGGCTGTTCAAACATCCGAAGATCAAGGTGATCTGGGACGTCGCGGTGGATGAGATCTGCGGCGCCGAGAACCCGACCAAGGTCACCCACGTGCGCCTGAAGAACGTCAAGAGCGGCACGACCAGCGAGGTCAAGGCCGACGGCGTGTTCATCGCGATCGGTCATGCGCCGGCGACGGAGCTGTTCAAAGACCAGATCAAGCTCAAACCGTCCGGTTATGTCGAGGTCGCGGCGAATTCGACCGCAACCTCGGTACCTGGCGTGTTCGCCGCCGGCGACGTCGCCGACGAGACCTACCGCCAAGCCGTCACCGCAGCCGGAATGGGCTGCATGGCGGCTCTCGAAGCCGAACGCTTCCTGGCGCTGCGCGCCGGCGACCGCCAAGCGGCCGAATAACTCTCTGGATGGCGCGACACCGCGACGGGTTCACCGATATGGACTGGGATAAGCTGAAGGTCTTTCACGCCGCTGCCGAAGCGGGGAGTTTCACCCATGCCGGCGAGCAGCTCGGGCTGTCGCAGTCGGCGGTGTCGCGGCAGGTCAGCGCATTGGAGCAAGAGCTCTCGGTGTCGCTGTTTCACCGCCACGCCCGCGGCCTGATCCTCACCGAACAGGGCGATCTGCTGTTCCGCACCGCGCATGACGTGTTCATGCAGTTGCAGGCCGCACGCGCCAAGCTCACCGACAGCCGCGAGCGGCCGAGCGGCGACCTCAAGGTCACCACGACGCCGGGGCTTGGCATTCACTGGCTGGTGCCGCGGCTCGGTGAATTCACCGCGCTGTATCCCGAGATCCGGATCTCGCTGATCGTCACCGACGAAGAGCTCGACCTGTCGATGCGCGAGGCCGACGTCGCGATCCGCACCCGCAAGCCGACCCAACCCGATCTGATCCAGCGCAAGCTGTTCTCGATCGGCTTCCACGCCTATTGCTCGCCGGAGTACATCAAGAACTTCGGCACGCCGCGGACGCTGGAGGATCTCGACAATCACCGGCTGATCATGCTGAGCGACAGCCAGGTGCCGCCGCATCTGCAGAACCGGAGTTGGCTGATCGAAGCCGGGCGCAACGGCATGGGTCCGCGCGAGCCCTACTTCAAGGTCAACAACATCCTCGGCCTGGTGCGCGCCTGCCAGCAGGGCCTCGGCATCGCGGCGCTGCCGGATTACCTGATCGAGGACACCAACCGGCTCGTGCAGTTGTTCGGCGAGGAAGATTCAATCCAGCTCGACACGTACTTCGTCTATCCGGAAGAATTGAAGACCGTGGCGCGGGTGCAGGTGTTCCGCGACTTCGTGGTCAACAAGGCGCAACGCTGGCCGGGCTGATTTGTCGCTCCCGGGGCTCCGCATGTCTGACATGCGGGGGGCCCGCTTGCCGGGCCGCCGGATCGCGGATCAAATCGTTCTCACGTTGAGGGGTCGCGCTGCATCAAGTCCCCCTCCTCCAGTGGCGCGGCGGCTCAGCTATCCCTCTTGGAAGGTGATTGTGTCGGCCTATCAGGCCAAAGACCTTAGACCGGGCTCTTCGTGGGCCCGGTTTTTTTCTGCGCAATCATCTGGCCGCGCGCACGCGGCGATCGGTCGCAACAACTCATGAAAAAACGCGCGGGTGGCCGCGCGCTGCAGTCGTGTTGGTTTGCGATCAGGCCGCTTGCTTGTGCATGCCGGAATTTCCGGCCCCGCGGATCGCCTTCACCGAGCGTTCGATCGCCGCCCATAGCCGGCTGATCTCGTAAGCCGCGCGGCCTTCGGCGGCGTATTCGCGGGCGCCCTGGCCTTCACCGAGCGCCATCAGAAGATCGGCACGATTGGTGATCTGCCCACCCCAGACCGGAGCCTTGAACTTGGCCAGCGCATCGCGCGCGATGGTGACGATCCGGCTTTCGACCTCGTCACGCAGCGCCGGGGCGCCGTTGAGCACCACCGCGTAGGGCTTGCGGTGCGAGCGGCAGGTCTGGATCGTATCCTGCACCGCGTTGACGTCGAACACGCCGGGCCGCGCCGGAATGATCACCATCGTGGCGTTGCGGATCGCATCGTCGACCACCGCAGACAGGTTCGGCGGCGTATCAACGAAGATCCATTCGATGCCATCGCGCTTAGCGGCGGCCACGATGTCGGTGATCGACCGCGTTGCGGTCCGCAGCGGCGGCTCGTTGGTACCGCGAAGTTTGTGCCACAGCGTCAGCGAGCCCTGCGGATCGGCATCGATCAGCAGACACGGACGCGAGGCTTTGTGAACCTGTGCAGCCAAGTGAGCAGCCAGGGTACTTTTTCCCGAGCCGCCTTTACGCGAAGCAAAAACGATGACGTTCATACCTTGGCCTCCCGATTGACCTTGGCGGCAAAGTGAATCAGCTCGTTGATTCGTGAAAGATAAAATTGCAGGCAGTGATCATCGCCTCGCCAGATTGTAGCGACCGGCTGGTTTTTGAGTCACACCAGTTCCGGGATTGACGCCGCGCACAGGCCCTCATTGAGTCCCGAAGACGGTTTTTGAATAGCGGCTTGATGACAGCGCTGCTGATCAGGCCGCGGTCTTGGCGGATGTATCAGAGCCCGCCGTCTGCTGATCAGCACTGAACGGCTTAGTATCCGCACCGCGGCCGCGTTGCCGCTCCAGCCATTTGCGCTCGATCCAGTTCAGCGTCCGTGCGGTCGGCTTCTCCAGCGCCGGCACGTCCTGGGCGATCAGCACCATGCCGAGCGGCAGCATCCATAAGCCCAGGACAGGCAGGAAGCTCAGCATGCCGCCGCCAACCAGGGCGAC from Rhodopseudomonas palustris carries:
- the greA gene encoding transcription elongation factor GreA, coding for MVEKIPMTASGYAALSDELKHRQSVDRPRIIEHIAEARSHGDLSENAEYHAAKEEQSHNEGRINELEDKLARADIIDVSKLSGDTVKFGATVTLIDEDTEKKAVWQIVGEAEADAKKGKISITSPLARALIGKKAGSSVEVVAPGGAKAYEIAKVEWR
- a CDS encoding DoxX family protein, encoding MNQSFARWQPFALSLLRFITGLLLFQYGVAKLFKFPAVPMFAKVELFSLYGAAGSLELILGALLMLGLFTRPVAFILSGEMAFAYFLGHVFKGATPVWLPLLNGGSLAIAMCFTCLYLVTTGGGPISLDRILRRDR
- a CDS encoding Lrp/AsnC family transcriptional regulator — translated: MTKSLDQIDLKILQEIQDDGRITNVELAKRVGISPPPCLRRVRTLEEEGYILGYRGLLDPAHLGFDVTVFASVHLSSQAEADLRGFEEFVRNEPLVRECWMLSGEVDFILKCVAPDMATFQNFVAHLTAAPHVRNVRTSLVLRNSKYAAAVPLELKAATT
- the trxB gene encoding thioredoxin-disulfide reductase, producing the protein MPSPVQAKVVIIGSGPAGYTAAIYASRAMLEPILIQGMQPGGQLTITTDVENYPGFADVIQGPWLMEQMEKQALHVGTRIKTDLVVDLDLGQRPFRLTCDSGDVYLADTLILATGAQARWLGIPSEQTYKGFGVSACATCDGFFYRGKDVVVIGGGNTAVEEALFLTNFAASVTIVHRRDHFRAERILQDRLFKHPKIKVIWDVAVDEICGAENPTKVTHVRLKNVKSGTTSEVKADGVFIAIGHAPATELFKDQIKLKPSGYVEVAANSTATSVPGVFAAGDVADETYRQAVTAAGMGCMAALEAERFLALRAGDRQAAE
- a CDS encoding LysR family transcriptional regulator; translated protein: MARHRDGFTDMDWDKLKVFHAAAEAGSFTHAGEQLGLSQSAVSRQVSALEQELSVSLFHRHARGLILTEQGDLLFRTAHDVFMQLQAARAKLTDSRERPSGDLKVTTTPGLGIHWLVPRLGEFTALYPEIRISLIVTDEELDLSMREADVAIRTRKPTQPDLIQRKLFSIGFHAYCSPEYIKNFGTPRTLEDLDNHRLIMLSDSQVPPHLQNRSWLIEAGRNGMGPREPYFKVNNILGLVRACQQGLGIAALPDYLIEDTNRLVQLFGEEDSIQLDTYFVYPEELKTVARVQVFRDFVVNKAQRWPG
- a CDS encoding ParA family protein gives rise to the protein MNVIVFASRKGGSGKSTLAAHLAAQVHKASRPCLLIDADPQGSLTLWHKLRGTNEPPLRTATRSITDIVAAAKRDGIEWIFVDTPPNLSAVVDDAIRNATMVIIPARPGVFDVNAVQDTIQTCRSHRKPYAVVLNGAPALRDEVESRIVTIARDALAKFKAPVWGGQITNRADLLMALGEGQGAREYAAEGRAAYEISRLWAAIERSVKAIRGAGNSGMHKQAA